The Desulfopila inferna genomic interval CCGGAACTGTAGTGATTTTCCGCAGCAGCCCGTAACAGGCAAAGGTGATTGCCAGGGAGAGGGCAATCCAGGGTACCTCTCCATATATCCAGGTGAGATATGAAACCCCCAGAAATGCCAGAAAAACGGAAATCCATTGGACTTTCCGCATCCGTTCCTTGAGAAAAATGACACCGAAGCAGACAGAAACCAGTGGATTGATGAAATAGCCGAGACTCGCTTCGACAATATGTCCTGAATTTACCGACCATATGTAAATAAACCAGTTCATCGATAAAATGAGAGCCGTTAGTAAAAAATAGGAAAGCTGTCGTATCTCCCGGAAAAGCTGGAAAAAACCGCGGATATGCCCGGTAATCGCCAGCAGAGCAAGAGTAACCACCAGCGACCAGGCCATTCGGTGACTCAGAATTTCATAGGCCGGAACGGTGTCGAGCAACTTCCAGTAGATCGGCAGCAGCCCCCACATCACAAATGAGGATGTTGCAGCCGCCATCCCCTTATTATAGTTCATTTTCAATCATGACTCGTAAAAAGTTCGCTTTATATCGCTGTAGATCTGAAATAGCAATTCACCATTGTTATCACACGTAATCTAAAAACCCGTACTGCCAAAAAACTGTTATGCCGAAGATCGGACTTTACGACCCCACCCGGCAAATGCAATCCAAATATTTTACACTTTCAGCATCTTCCGGCGAAAGCAAGATATCTGAATTTCGGGTCTTCTCATTGATTGTTCCCGAAAAAATCGGCTACCCACAGACAGTGTCTGAAAATATGTATATACTATTCTGAACACATGAATATTCCCTTGTAGCAGATGTCCCGGTGTTACGCCAGCAGTAATCCCGGCTATAGCTGGAAAAAGAAAAGGAGCAGGTAAAGGCAATGGCACAGCACAATAAAACGGCAAAACCCAACAGCCTCATTCATGAGAAGAGCCCTTATCTTCTGCAGCATGCCTACAACCCGGTTAACTGGTATGCCTGGGGTGAAGAACCTTTTGAGACGGCCCGACGTGAAAACAAGCCGGTTTTCCTTTCCATTGGTTACTCTACATGTCACTGGTGTCATGTCATGGAGAAAGAATCCTTTGAGAATGAAGCTATTGCAGAAATTCTCAACAGGAACTTTATTTCCATCAAGGTTGACCGCGAAGAACGTCCGGATATCGACCAGATA includes:
- the rarD gene encoding EamA family transporter RarD; this translates as MNYNKGMAAATSSFVMWGLLPIYWKLLDTVPAYEILSHRMAWSLVVTLALLAITGHIRGFFQLFREIRQLSYFLLTALILSMNWFIYIWSVNSGHIVEASLGYFINPLVSVCFGVIFLKERMRKVQWISVFLAFLGVSYLTWIYGEVPWIALSLAITFACYGLLRKITTVPALEGLCLETSILFLPACAFLLYFEIAGSRPFLQGSLMQAMLLAGTGVATTAPLLCFCYAAQKIPLFLVGLLQYLSPSISLFVGIFVYHEPFPAERMLGFAIIWMALALLIWDGLSHQVRAWRIETALKKM